The bacterium genome includes a window with the following:
- a CDS encoding HD-GYP domain-containing protein, giving the protein MQGRSTFIGRFAFVSLAVTLLIAWGFGWLLSRWMIHTAFDDTVRGTAETVSTAITPQIAPEDLVDPTPASVAAWARRLRQVIGGDIARVKVWNAEGQIVYSDNPALVGRIFPLSTEDQLRETLTTGRPTSDLSVLARAENERERTSGRLLEIYAPVTLAGGVKPVGAYEVYRQAAPLIARIGAIKQFVWRTSAAAFGLLFASLFFIVNAASRPIIRRQEDLRHAFVGTVRALVSAVEFKDAHTASHSILVAEYATMTARALGLSDETCEDIRMAAYLHDLGKIGVPDSVQRKPSALTQEEGRQIRRHPAIAANIIEAVPFSQRIKLAVRHSHERWDGAGYPDGLEGDEIPIEARILGVADAFEAMTSHRPYRRPVDSTSAMDELTSHAGTQFDPRVVDAFLRALGMQRDGEPVRGPLPARHPHPSSAV; this is encoded by the coding sequence ATGCAGGGTCGATCCACGTTCATCGGACGGTTCGCCTTCGTCAGCCTCGCGGTGACGCTGCTCATCGCGTGGGGGTTCGGGTGGCTGCTCAGCCGTTGGATGATCCACACCGCCTTTGACGACACCGTGCGGGGGACGGCGGAGACGGTCTCCACAGCGATCACCCCGCAGATCGCCCCCGAGGACCTCGTCGATCCAACCCCGGCCAGCGTGGCGGCATGGGCGCGGCGGCTGCGCCAGGTGATCGGCGGGGACATCGCCCGGGTCAAGGTCTGGAACGCCGAGGGCCAAATCGTGTACTCGGACAACCCCGCGCTCGTCGGCCGGATCTTCCCGCTGTCAACGGAAGACCAGCTGCGCGAAACGCTGACAACGGGGCGCCCCACCAGCGACCTCAGCGTGCTGGCCAGGGCGGAGAATGAGCGCGAGCGGACCTCCGGGCGCCTCCTAGAAATTTACGCGCCGGTCACGCTTGCGGGCGGCGTCAAGCCCGTCGGGGCTTACGAAGTGTACCGCCAAGCCGCACCGCTCATCGCGAGGATCGGGGCCATCAAGCAGTTTGTCTGGCGAACCTCAGCCGCCGCGTTCGGGCTGCTCTTCGCCTCGCTGTTCTTCATCGTGAACGCCGCGAGCCGCCCGATCATTCGTCGACAAGAGGACCTGCGCCACGCATTCGTCGGCACCGTTCGCGCCCTGGTGAGCGCGGTGGAATTCAAGGACGCCCACACGGCGAGCCACTCCATTCTGGTCGCCGAGTACGCAACGATGACGGCGCGCGCGCTCGGGCTGAGCGACGAGACCTGCGAGGACATCCGGATGGCGGCGTACCTGCACGACCTCGGGAAGATCGGCGTCCCGGATAGCGTGCAGCGGAAACCGTCGGCGCTGACCCAGGAGGAAGGACGGCAGATCCGCCGTCATCCCGCGATCGCCGCGAACATCATCGAAGCCGTCCCGTTCTCCCAACGGATCAAACTGGCGGTCCGGCACAGCCACGAACGTTGGGACGGCGCCGGGTATCCGGACGGCCTTGAGGGCGACGAGATCCCGATCGAGGCCAGGATCCTCGGTGTCGCCGATGCTTTCGAGGCGATGACCTCCCACAGACCCTACCGACGCCCCGTGGATTCGACCTCGGCGATGGACGAGCTGACGAGCCACGCCGGCACCCAGTTCGACCCCCGCGTCGTCGACGCGTTCCTGCGCGCACTCGGAATGCAGCGGGACGGAGAGCCGGTTCGCGGCCCGCTCCCCGCCCGCCACCCGCACCCCAGCTCCGCGGTCTAA